From the genome of Papaver somniferum cultivar HN1 chromosome 2, ASM357369v1, whole genome shotgun sequence, one region includes:
- the LOC113352317 gene encoding uncharacterized protein LOC113352317 has protein sequence MELMLQTLSIFFGSPWMVLLSCLNATFTKSVSASTLGLKTSKQVWDYLCKSLLHRQLYSIKQGNTSISEFLRSVKEIVDNLAADEDIVLHVLNGLNSKFDHFVVTAQHHETQCKFHELRSKLLHHEKWLQSKSHDSYVMLESTNAPSAFFSKKFGGYKNQHNGSS, from the coding sequence ATGGAGCTAATGTTACAAACCTTGAGTATCTTTTTTGGATCTCCATGGATGGTTTTGTTGTCCTGTCTCAATGCTACTTTCACAAAGTCTGTATCTGCTAGTACGCTTGGTTTGAAAACCTCTAAACAGGTGTGGGATTATCTGTGTAAATCACTTCTACACCGTCAATTGTACTCTATTAAACAGGGTAATACTTCTATCTCTGAGTTCCTACGGTCTGTTAAAGAAATTGTAGATAATCTAGCAGCTGATGAAGATATTGTTTTACATGTCTTAAATGGTCTAAACTCTAAGTTTGATCATTTTGTGGTTACTGCTCAACATCATGAGACACAATGTAAGTTTCATGAGCTGAGATCTAAATTGCTTCATCATGAAAAATGGCTCCAAAGTAAATCTCATGACTCATATGTGATGCTTGAGTCTACTAATGCACCCTCTGCTTTCTTTTCCAAGAAATTTGGTGGTTATAAGAATCAACATAATGGGTCATCTTAA